The Fusarium oxysporum f. sp. lycopersici 4287 chromosome 1, whole genome shotgun sequence DNA segment AGACCCGGCAGATGACATTACAAGTGCCGCCATTAGTTAGTCTGGCTCAAAGGGACGGATCCCTTGAGCCCAAGGCTTGGACCCAAGGGAAGGGATCGATGTTGTCGTCAGCTCTTTTGTCGGATCCGCCCTGGTTAATCCTTGTCAAGCATGAGATGAAGGTATTAACTTAGGGTTTCACTCACACTGCCACAGCCCAGACAGTTATCCATGCTATACACGCCAGTGAATAGGCTTAAGCCATCGAGGGTTTCAGTGCCGAGATGGCGGCAGTTTGCCCGCTTAGAGGCTTCAGGGCACAATCACGACGCCGGAACGATTGGTTAGCGACACATCTCTTTCAGTCGAGGCATCATGATGTTGAAACTGTCGCCGTTGGGAAGGTGTGTTCGTGTGCCTTTCTATCCGTTATCCAAACAAGAGGGAGAGGCCTCCTCTGTTTCAGTAAACCTCTTGGTGTTCGAATACGCGCTCAATTGCTCGATATGATGCATGCCCAGCCTGCCAGTGCATATGTACAGCAAGGACTCAATCACTGAAAAAGGCTTTGATAACACGCTTGCAAGGACTGGAAGAAATAGCGGCCGACCCCTACAGGGATATCTCCGCAGGTGAGATCTGGGCTGTCGGGAAGGCTCTCTTCTTTGACTAGGCGCCCAAATCAGGCAAAAGATCTGATTATGCTTCTCTCTCGGGTAGATTGGTCAATCCGACAACAGACGGTCATCCCACGGCAGCAGCGTTATCCCACGTGGAGTACCGAGGTTTCAACGTGTGAATAGCCTCAGAGGTCCACGTCAGAGTCTACCATTGGCAGTATCGTATTTTGTTTGATGAGGTCACATTAACAATTCTCTCCTCTCCCATTCCCCCAGGCCCACGGCTACCCCAAAAACGGGTACTATAACCAAGCTTCAGCCCAATGATATTATCCCAATTTGCAACACGACGCTACAAGGGTCTGGAACTCTCCTCCAAGTCTGATCAGTACTTCTTTCTTAGCCTCATGAATACGTCAGCTCTTTCAACCCAAAGCTTATTCTCTACTCTAATTCTCTCCGAATAAGGCTATGGACCTTAATCTTTTCGTACTAGGGTTCTTGGAGGTTTGATTATTCGATCATCACAAAGCAGCTTCATCGATGATGCCAAGAAACGCAGATGCAGTCTGATAGTATCGTCTCAGTCGATGGCATGCAATAGTCTACGCCTCGTACATGATGATTGCGCGGCCCCATTTCATGTTGCAGTTGCACTCTGGACGATCAGACCAAGTCAGGACTAAGCCCTCATCGACTCTACAAAGCCTATTCATGCAGTCTGTCACTGTTATCGTGGCCTGATGTGATGATCGAGCCGATCTTCAGTCTGTGACGCATTCGTTTAATCTTGTAGATATTGGTGTTGTAGTTGTCACCCATCGATGCAACTTATTCCAGCGATAAGCTCAGTCTTCCAAAGCCGGCACGGTGACTATTCCTAGTTGAAGACGCGTAAGGCGCCAATATAGCAACTCAGACAAACCTGCTCAAGTGTCTTCATTCTCACCCTTCTGCATGTTATTCCCGATTATGTGAGATCATGTTCTTCCGTCGTCAATTTCCCCGTGTCTTTGACTGACAACCAAATCATCACAACTGCATTACTCGCCCAAATACGAAGTCACGGTCATGCTCTTACAACCCAACAAACACCAGCCTGACGGCTAAGCCCCCGGCTAATCATAGCCCCAATCCGTTATTTGTCACTTGCCCCGGCTGTTTGCACGTTTCGGGCAGTTATTAACACCCTAGCCGATGGCAAGGATCAAGTATAGAAACGAAAACTCTATTGAAATCTACAATTCGAATGGTACTACCAGACTAACTTAACAGATACTACAGTACCTTCCAACGGCCATTGAGGCTCTGTCTTTGTTGTAGCTGCTCTTTCTGTAGGTAACGCAAAACCACACCAATCAATACGCAAGCATCTTGAATAACACCAATGCCTCTCAATCAACTCCCTTTCCCCTATCTTTATAGTCTATAGTCACCATTTCTCTCCTCCCGACAGTAAACGATCAGGTCTGGGCAAAAGCCGCGAATCGATCTTCATTCAACAGGCTTGAAGATGCAACAAAACTAAATCCTCCAAAGAGCTCATCCTTAGGGAGACTTCGAGGCCAGGCCTCCTTGTTTGGTAGCACCGGGCTGATGGACAGCTCTGTAAACTCTGGGGCGAAGTTCTCGGCTAGCTCAGGGTCCGTGATCATGGGCTGAATCGGTGGCTCAAGCTCGCGCTCcgccagcttcttccagtcAATCTTGCGGAAGAACCGGTGTttcttcatcgtcgccaGATCCTTGGGCATCACGGCACCGAGACGCTTGCTGGGGTCCTTGCGAAGAAGTCGGGTGAGTAGGTCTTTAGCATCAGGGCTCAGGAAGTAAGGAAGAACCAGCTTCtgcttgacgatgttgtctTGGATCTTGGCGTGGTTTTGGCCACGGAAAGGTGGGTTTCCAGTCATCAGGTCGTATCCGAGGGCTCCAAACGACCACCAGTCGACTGCCTTTCCATACTTCTTTCCAAGGACCACCTCGGGCGCCATGTACTCGACAGTTCCCAGCATCGAGTTGCAGCTCTCATTCTGGTCGACCGAGACCTTGGAAAGACCAAAGTCAGTCAGGAGGAGATGGCCTTCAGCGTCTAGAAGGCAGTTCTCCGGCTTGAGATCGCGGTAGACCACGCCGAGATCGTTGTGAAGGTGAGAGATGGCTAGAAGCATCTCCGCCATGTAGAATGCGGCCACATCCTCCGAGAACATCTTTTCGGTGTTGAGATGGGTGAAGAGCTCACCGCCCTGTCCGTATTCAAGAATGAGGTATAGTtgctcttggtcttggaaaGCATAGAACAGCTTGACAACAAATGGATGTCTGTTGACGGACTCGAGAATCTGTCGCTCAGTCTTGGTCTGCTCAACGAGCTTCTTGTGGACGACAAGCGAGGCCTTCTTGAATTGCTTCTGGGCGTAGAGTCTTCCAGTCGCGCGTTGCTTGACGAGTAATACAGTACCATAGGTACCCTTGCCAAGACATCGCAGCTGTTCAAAGTCCTCCGACGTCATCTTACGGTTTGGCGCAAGGCCGCCCTCTAGGGTTTCGAGATATCCACTACGCTCTCGAACACTCTCGCTAGCAAAATCGTGCTCGAGGTTAACCTCGTAACTAATAGAGCTGTCTGAAATCTCGCTACCAGCCTCGCTGCGAACATCCTCTCGACTCTGCGTACGGCTGATCATTTGCTTTCGAAACTCAAGCGCCAGTCCTTGTTGACTTCCAGCACGACTCATGGAGTGGCATGGGGACCCTCCATCGAGGCTCAGAGGCTCCATCTGCATGCGCAGTTTGGCGATGCCCGACATGGCGGGCGAGGGATGGGCGCGGAAGGTAGGGCTGCAGTTGGCACTCACGACATCGTTGATGATCAGGTTTCGGCCGGGAGTCTTGCGCCGCGGAGTAGGGGCCTCGCTGTGTCCGTGGTCGGAGTCTTCGTCGCCCGAAGTAGCAGGTGTAGTCTGGAATCCGCGGACGGTAGTGACCGCGGCAGGTGCCTGGCTTATCATGGTGGGCGGTATTTAAAGTGGTAGTCTGAGTTTTGGGGGTTAAGGAACGGCACGGTTATGCTCTGATAACTACACCACGCAGCACTCGCCCAGCTCAGACAGTGGACAAGTGCAGATAGTCGTGCTATTCAAGGGAATCCTCGTCGGCGCTCCGGATCTGCGCGGGGCTGTGATTCGAAGTGACGCTCGATCTCGTAGAAGTTCGCGACACGCATCTGGTATCGGAAGAAAGAAGTACGGAAGACGGCAGGCTTTGCTATATGCATTTGGCAGCGGATAGGTGTCGTGGGTATGTTGAACTGGTGTTCACCAAGTGTGGTGTgagggaaagaagagagagggaAAGGACAAAGAACGGGTCCTTCCAGTATTAAATCAAGtaagaaaaataaaacaaGGATTTTTTGGTGGCCATAGCCCTGCGCCCATTTCAGCAGGTGCGCTGTAACTCCGCGATCCTTGAGGATCCGTCTCCTTTGGCTGTTCTCTACAACGGGGCAGCATATGATTCAGCCCGCCTTGGTATCGGCTGGGCCGCCGCCTTCAATGAAACCCCCTGTCTTCATAGCCCGAGCGTCCACTTGGAACGCGGGGAGGAATTAAAGGCTCGGGGGGCCTAGTCAGCGGGTATTGCAAACCACCACTCGAGTTTGGGTGTTATACATAAGATAAACCCCTGAGACTAACACAACTCATGACAGGTCAGGGGACGCACTGCATCAAGACTGTCGAACCTGGCTGCTGGAATCCGGAATTCATTAGTTCGAGTCGAAGCCTAAGTAAGACATGGACCGTGAGACTTGAGAGTAACAAACATTGTCGCATTAACCATAATTATATTTGCCCCTTTTTGTTTAATTTGTGGCTGTAGAGCATAGACTTGTTGCTCCCTTGACTGGTTCTGTGCTATCCACAGGAGGCAGCGAACAAACCTCGAACGTGACCCTTTCTCATTCGTCTGCCAGATTCTGTTCTTCATGTCAGCATCACAAGGCATGAAAGGTGACCGAGAGTCTTGAGACACTGACATCACCAATAACCTGACAGGCCTGGGCCATGCGGTGATCGATCCCGCAAAAAGCGAATGGTTGGTCTTCGTTAAACTTTTAGCTTGTGATTCTTGAGGGCCCATTAAACATTGGATCCTAACACCTAGCCAAGACCAGGGTGAGAAATACATAGGACTCAGGTCATATAGTAAGTTTTTAACCTAACCTCCCAACTATCTTTAAAAGTAGAATAACATAGAAGAAAAATGAATTATGTATTATAAGAATTAGGGCCTTTTTCATTCGTTCATTCGTTGGTTCTTTTAATAGtgatattcttcttttttttttttttaaatacATTTTTGACATAAATTACTCCCAGGCTGATCTCTTGTCTCTTAGGCCCGGGCCATCGTCGGCCACCGGCGAAATAAACTGCCGACACAATacgagagcttcaaggtcGCGTCTGGGAAATTTCACGTCTACCAATCCAAGAGCGCGCGCAAAACGGCAAGGCTGCAACTACCATAGCATCAGCCCTCGACTGACAAAATCCGATATCTCCCTTTTCAACtgttgaaaaagaaaagaaagaccCCTGTACAACGACAACCATTGTCAATCTCTTCACTGCTTGTGCACAAGCGAAGCTATCATTTACCCACGTTTGGTCATCTCCAGCCAAGATGATGCACCCATCGCGGCAGGCGTACGTCGAGGACGCCGAGCCTCAAGGAATCGCATTGGAAGATGTCCCCGATGACCATGACTACGATATTCCAATGGGCGGAACAGGTGTTCCATCTGAAAAAGCTTCCGCCATCCTCAGCCAATTCAATCGCAAACGCCTAGCAGCAACGATAGCAGTCCCTACCGATGATACTCGAGTCCGCGCAAAGCTTCGAGAGATGGGTGAACCAGTTACTCTGTTCGGAGAGGCACTTGTGGATCGTCGGGATCGATTACGGGAACTTCTTACCATCCAGGCAGAGATGACAGGGTTGGAAAATGGTGATATCACGATGGAGGACGCTGGAGACCAGGAtcaagaggaggagcaggaggaggagttCTACTCAAGAGGTGGGCCTGAACTTCTACAGGCGCGGTTAAAGCTTGCTGAATACTCTCTGCCGCGAGCCAAGAAGAGAGTTCAATTTCAAAAAGTTGAATCCACGATCCCTCTACGCACCCAAGTCAAGTTTCGCAAACAAGTCAAGGAGAGATTACAGGCATTCGAACTCCAGGGCAGTCAGACGGTTGGCGAACGTCATGTCAGCATGACTCGCATATCTCCCAACGGCGAGTTGGTCGCTGTAGGCAACTGGGGTGGGCAAGTCAAGCTGGTCGAAATACCAAGCTTGAACCAAAAGACAACCTTCCGCGGTCACACCAACAAGATTAGCGGCTTATCTTGGTTTCCTGGATCTACCCTACCAGAACACAATGTTTCACCTGACACCGTTAACCTGGCGTCAGGCGGTGCCGAGGGCTCGATTCATTTATGGTCTCTGAACCAAGATACTCCCCTGTCCACACTCGAAGGACATTCACAGCGAGTGTGTCGTATCGAGTTCCATCCCTCTGGACGTTATATGGCCTCTGCTTCTGAGGATACTTCATGGCGTCTCTGGGATGTTGAAACAACTGCAGAGGTTCTCCTTCAAGAAGGTCACTCAAGAGGTGTCTACGCTGTCAGTTTTAACACTGACGGATCCTTACTCGCGAGTGCTGGTCTGGACAGCATAGGTAGAATCTGGGACTTGCGTTCCGGACGTACCGTCATGATCCTGGATGGGCATCTTGACGGACACATAAAACCCATCCATGCGCTGGACTGGAGCTCTGATGGACACAGGGTACTATCTGGCTCAGCTGATGGTTGGATCAAGTGTTGGGATGTTCGAAAGGTGCAAAGGACAGGCGGTATTGGTGCGCACACCAGTGCTGTCTCTGATATGCGTTGGTTCAAAGGTCTCGACGATCCTCTCACTGGTGTTCCAcctggtgttgatgataaggGCGCACAGCTACCTAAAAAGTCGGGCACCTTCTTCGTATCAAGCGGCTTTGACAGAAATGTCAAGATCTTCTCGGCAGACGACTGGACACTGGTGCAGACGCTCAGCGGCCATACAGGCCCAGTTGCCAGCGTCGACTATAGCAGGGACGGCAAGTGGATTGTCAGTGGAGGCCACGATCGCACAGTCAAACTATGGGGTCGCAATGATGGCGAGGGAGTCTAACTTTAGGGTATTGCTGACGAAGAATAGATCTGGGTAGAATAAGACAAACAAAAGCTACTATGAGATACCCCAAAAAATTCATAATAATAGGTAGCCCGAATAAATAAAAAACGAAGAATGAACAATCAAGCAAGCGCCAATAGTCAACAATCATCCAAAACGGGCCTTTTCCTATTCATCCAAAGTGGGGGGGTTCCTATTGTTTCATCCGTTGAATTGAGTGTTACAATCACCCATTGGAGGATCATGTGCCCACCCTCCTGTGATTAGATAACGCTACCCAAATTTGGTTCTAGTTTGTTGCCCCTGCTGTCAAACGCCAACTTCCTTAGATCAGGTTCCTTGCAGTGCCGGCTAACTTGGACTTCGCATCACTTTCAATTTCGCAGCTACGTGCGTTGATCATTGGCACCGCCACCTTTCAGACCGACGCAATCCTCTCCTAGGAGCCATTTCCTTATCAGCGCTTCAAGTATCGTTATCCCGATTTAAGACCACCGGCCATGGCGAGTATCGATCGCTACAGGCCTCCCAGGGAAGGGTATCAGCCCCCGACCCTACCCGCAAACCCACGACCTGAACGCGATTCGAGATCACGATCTCCCCGGCGTCGGGATGCCGTTCCTCCAGCAGTTCCAACTCCTCCGCAGCACTCAACACGAACATCTCCCCCCCGACCACAAGCCCGACAACCCCAAGAATCACCGGCCCGATCTGGTGCGCAAACTCCAGTAGCTAGTCTCAACCAATGGAACTTTACGTCGGACGAAGTGCGAAGCACACCTAGCATAGTCGAGGGTCTTTCGCCGGCGGAAGAGAGGATGCGCAGGGCCAAGGGCGTCAACTTCATCTACCAGGCGGGCGTCATGTTGGATCTCCCTCAGATTACGCTGTGGGTAGCTGGAGTATTCTTCCATCGCTTTTTCATGCGCTGCCACATGGTGCAAGAAAAGGGTGGAATTCATCATTACGTGAGTTCTCCCACTTGATCTTACGATTCCAACGTCTCTCTGGAGCAGTGGAAGACTGCTCTTGACTGAGCAGCATGCAATTCTTTTCTAGATGCTAACCTCTGCAATCAAGAACATCGCAGCAACAGCCCTCTTTCTAGCCAACAAGACCGAAGAGAACTGCCGCAAGACAAAGGACATCATTATCGCCG contains these protein-coding regions:
- a CDS encoding AGC/RSK/RSKP70 protein kinase (At least one base has a quality score < 10) — its product is MISQAPAAVTTVRGFQTTPATSGDEDSDHGHSEAPTPRRKTPGRNLIINDVVSANCSPTFRAHPSPAMSGIAKLRMQMEPLSLDGGSPCHSMSRAGSQQGLALEFRKQMISRTQSREDVRSEAGSEISDSSISYEVNLEHDFASESVRERSGYLETLEGGLAPNRKMTSEDFEQLRCLGKGTYGTVLLVKQRATGRLYAQKQFKKASLVVHKKLVEQTKTERQILESVNRHPFVVKLFYAFQDQEQLYLILEYGQGGELFTHLNTEKMFSEDVAAFYMAEMLLAISHLHNDLGVVYRDLKPENCLLDAEGHLLLTDFGLSKVSVDQNESCNSMLGTVEYMAPEVVLGKKYGKAVDWWSFGALGYDLMTGNPPFRGQNHAKIQDNIVKQKLVLPYFLSPDAKDLLTRLLRKDPSKRLGAVMPKDLATMKKHRFFRKIDWKKLAERELEPPIQPMITDPELAENFAPEFTELSISPVLPNKEAWPRSLPKDELFGGFSFVASSSLLNEDRFAAFAQT
- a CDS encoding serine/threonine-protein kinase PRP4, translated to MMHPSRQAYVEDAEPQGIALEDVPDDHDYDIPMGGTGVPSEKASAILSQFNRKRLAATIAVPTDDTRVRAKLREMGEPVTLFGEALVDRRDRLRELLTIQAEMTGLENGDITMEDAGDQDQEEEQEEEFYSRGGPELLQARLKLAEYSLPRAKKRVQFQKVESTIPLRTQVKFRKQVKERLQAFELQGSQTVGERHVSMTRISPNGELVAVGNWGGQVKLVEIPSLNQKTTFRGHTNKISGLSWFPGSTLPEHNVSPDTVNLASGGAEGSIHLWSLNQDTPLSTLEGHSQRVCRIEFHPSGRYMASASEDTSWRLWDVETTAEVLLQEGHSRGVYAVSFNTDGSLLASAGLDSIGRIWDLRSGRTVMILDGHLDGHIKPIHALDWSSDGHRVLSGSADGWIKCWDVRKVQRTGGIGAHTSAVSDMRWFKGLDDPLTGVPPGVDDKGAQLPKKSGTFFVSSGFDRNVKIFSADDWTLVQTLSGHTGPVASVDYSRDGKWIVSGGHDRTVKLWGRNDGEGV